In Chryseobacterium lactis, a single genomic region encodes these proteins:
- a CDS encoding NAD-dependent epimerase/dehydratase family protein, with the protein MAKNNLSLVSGANGHLGNNLVRFLLSKDIPVRATVRNINNKQPFDGLNCEVMQADITDKASFVKALQGVETFYAVGASFKLWAKDPKKEIYDVNMNGTRNTIEAAAEAGVKRIVYVSSIAALDYTKLPAKESNGYNPDRRDMYYNSKNDGEKLAFELAAKYGIELVSVMPAAMIGSEAFLPLNVSYGVLKLILNKEIPVDTKITLNWVDVKDVAEGCFLAAEKGRPGERYILANERCMTITDTTILAGKLYPELKLKAPNSVPKAILFSIATLMEFTAKLSGKAPLLTRKDISMFSGLQQNFDISKARNELGFNPKSPEQAVKEALDYLMKKPEFLKGT; encoded by the coding sequence ATGGCAAAGAATAATTTGAGTCTGGTTTCAGGAGCAAACGGACATTTAGGAAATAATCTGGTAAGGTTTTTATTGAGTAAAGATATTCCCGTACGGGCAACAGTGCGGAATATCAATAATAAACAGCCTTTTGATGGGTTGAATTGTGAAGTGATGCAGGCTGATATTACTGATAAAGCCTCATTTGTGAAAGCGCTTCAGGGGGTTGAAACATTCTATGCCGTTGGCGCGTCTTTTAAACTTTGGGCTAAAGATCCCAAAAAAGAAATCTACGACGTCAATATGAATGGTACCCGGAATACCATTGAAGCCGCTGCTGAAGCTGGAGTAAAAAGAATTGTTTATGTGAGTTCCATCGCAGCTCTGGATTATACAAAACTTCCTGCTAAAGAAAGTAATGGCTATAATCCTGACAGAAGAGATATGTATTATAATTCTAAAAATGACGGCGAAAAGCTTGCTTTTGAATTGGCTGCCAAATATGGAATCGAACTGGTTTCCGTAATGCCCGCCGCAATGATTGGCAGTGAAGCATTTTTACCATTGAATGTTTCCTATGGAGTATTAAAACTTATCCTGAATAAAGAAATTCCCGTCGACACTAAGATTACACTGAATTGGGTCGATGTGAAAGATGTAGCGGAAGGCTGTTTCCTTGCAGCTGAAAAAGGACGACCCGGTGAACGCTATATTTTAGCAAATGAACGATGTATGACCATTACCGATACGACAATTCTGGCGGGAAAACTTTATCCTGAACTTAAACTTAAAGCCCCCAATTCCGTTCCGAAAGCTATTCTTTTTTCTATAGCGACCCTGATGGAATTTACTGCTAAACTAAGCGGAAAGGCTCCGTTGTTAACGAGAAAAGATATTTCTATGTTTTCTGGATTACAGCAGAATTTTGATATTTCCAAAGCCAGAAATGAACTGGGATTCAATCCCAAAAGTCCTGAACAGGCCGTGAAGGAAGCCTTAGATTACCTGATGAAAAAACCGGAATTTTTAAAAGGGACATAA
- a CDS encoding GNAT family N-acetyltransferase: protein MIIRRGVESDLPGMKQLFAETITEICKKDYTPEQLQAWKSGVDNHQRWEKVIKEQFVLIALSENKIVGFCTLDQGNYIDLLFVHQNEQHHGIASGLYALMEEEALRKNEVTLSADVSKTAKHFFEKKGFQVVKEQIVTVKGINLINYKMQKNIK, encoded by the coding sequence ATGATCATTAGAAGAGGTGTTGAAAGTGACCTGCCCGGGATGAAACAGCTTTTTGCAGAAACGATTACTGAAATCTGTAAAAAAGACTATACTCCGGAACAGCTTCAGGCATGGAAGTCCGGTGTTGACAATCATCAAAGATGGGAAAAAGTAATAAAGGAACAATTTGTTTTGATTGCTTTATCGGAAAATAAGATCGTTGGTTTTTGTACTTTAGATCAGGGAAATTATATTGACCTCCTGTTTGTGCATCAAAATGAGCAACATCATGGAATTGCCTCCGGTCTTTACGCATTGATGGAAGAGGAAGCACTCCGGAAAAATGAGGTAACACTGTCTGCGGATGTTAGTAAAACGGCAAAACATTTTTTTGAAAAGAAAGGATTCCAGGTGGTGAAAGAGCAAATTGTCACTGTAAAAGGTATTAACCTCATCAACTATAAAATGCAGAAAAACATCAAATAA
- a CDS encoding GNAT family N-acetyltransferase produces the protein MMKPQLTYQKATENDIDYLLDLRIKTMVPHYGDSGLPTDRETTLQRVLFEFEKANVIFLDHLPVGLLKINKEHDNIEVMQLQIDPNQQGKGLGRMILTDILEEASNKGKTVTLSVLKTNKAQHLYSSLGFKIVGEDEHSYFMKIENRA, from the coding sequence ATGATGAAGCCTCAACTTACCTATCAAAAAGCCACAGAAAACGATATTGACTATCTGCTTGATCTCAGAATCAAAACAATGGTTCCGCATTATGGGGATTCCGGTCTTCCAACAGACAGGGAAACAACTCTTCAAAGAGTTCTTTTTGAATTTGAAAAAGCAAACGTTATTTTTCTGGATCATCTTCCCGTTGGACTACTCAAAATAAATAAGGAGCATGATAATATAGAGGTTATGCAACTTCAGATTGATCCCAATCAACAAGGTAAAGGATTGGGAAGAATGATTCTGACTGATATTCTGGAAGAAGCGTCAAACAAAGGAAAAACAGTAACATTAAGTGTTTTAAAAACCAATAAAGCACAACATCTCTATTCCAGCCTCGGTTTTAAAATTGTAGGCGAAGATGAACATTCTTACTTTATGAAAATAGAAAACCGAGCATAA
- a CDS encoding TetR/AcrR family transcriptional regulator gives MNTKEKILSKALELFNEKGYNTVTTRHIAAELGISAGNLHYHFKHSEDIIKILFSQLVINMDELLNRMKKMEIKTLKDLYSFTFSTCEIFYSYRFIFVNFVDILKEISEIKLQYEEIHVNRKEEFQLIFSGFQKHNIFKKDIPDFLMHSLIEQIFIIADNWLTHNRLILKLEKEAAVWHYTLLQMNLFYPLLTEKQQQLYEKQYIQPQNV, from the coding sequence ATGAACACCAAAGAAAAGATTCTGTCTAAGGCGCTGGAATTGTTTAATGAAAAAGGCTACAACACTGTTACTACAAGGCATATTGCGGCGGAGCTCGGTATCAGTGCCGGAAATCTGCATTATCATTTCAAGCATTCTGAAGACATCATCAAGATTTTGTTTTCACAACTGGTTATCAACATGGATGAGCTTTTGAACCGGATGAAGAAAATGGAGATAAAAACGCTTAAAGATCTTTATTCATTTACTTTTTCTACTTGTGAAATATTTTATTCATACCGTTTTATTTTTGTCAACTTCGTCGATATTCTAAAAGAAATTTCTGAAATAAAATTACAGTATGAAGAAATTCATGTAAACAGAAAGGAAGAGTTTCAACTCATATTCTCAGGATTTCAAAAACATAATATCTTTAAAAAAGACATTCCGGATTTTCTTATGCACAGCCTTATTGAGCAAATTTTCATCATTGCAGACAACTGGCTTACCCATAACAGATTAATTTTAAAACTTGAAAAAGAAGCAGCAGTATGGCATTATACATTGCTTCAGATGAATCTCTTTTATCCTTTGCTGACTGAAAAACAGCAACAACTTTACGAGAAACAATATATTCAACCACAAAATGTATAA
- a CDS encoding outer membrane beta-barrel family protein, translated as MNRKIIILLSLISTSFLFAQSLEGTITDKDSKPAGEIEVVLTKDNAKFSAITDDKGTFKIPLKEQGNYLLEIIKDGVKTSSDTITVKGNERKDHQIKEAPIQEQKIEGVTVTAKKKLFERKVDRLVFNVENSVASQGIDAIEALAKTPMVKTSDDAISIAGKSNVAVMINDRLLNLNGQELINYLKTLRSDDILKIEVITTPPAKYEAEGKSGLINIILKKSANLDWNGSIQTSGNYFWGKPTVSSRGGATFNYQGEKLSLSTNLSAGDNFWQYDTYNYLKSTVNSDYWNRDSDNLNNYKYTSGNIKSEYKINDKNLVGINYNYSHSNPLEKGKSNSVRANSDGILNILSDFSNRNSRDVHNASAFYEVKLDSAGGKLNLTANLMINNSNAKNLSNTVTSETISTMANPISKYRIYSGQADFEKTFAKIKTEAGLKYTRIKNNSEFNFFTIENNQYNLNPARTNTFLYNEQNYAAYVSTNFKISEKWDAKAGLRYEYTTLEGISMNDNLSNQIKYGKFFPTAYLSYKPNENHAFSLNYSRRISRPYFGNLNPFKYYTSEYEYNTGNPYLLPSFSDIFEFGYVLKNSFNVTLYYNKNKNNWDRIQMVDGNVKYSIVKNFYDENQAGINISYNYNKLKWLESSIFMNGYYTQSKSYDPLVLPAPAGYSANFNLDNSFFLNKEKTVTLLLGLWSSLPNRNGNTYYYSSASLYTGMKLSLMNKKLLLNVYLNDILNTNREKGIEYYPSYNVDYQYKGITRNVHLSLTYKFGNNDVKGATKQIKFEESNRAGGSGN; from the coding sequence ATGAATCGAAAGATCATTATTCTTTTAAGTCTTATCTCCACATCATTTCTTTTTGCGCAAAGTCTGGAAGGAACGATTACAGATAAAGACAGCAAACCGGCGGGAGAGATCGAAGTTGTACTCACAAAAGACAATGCTAAATTTTCTGCTATTACAGATGACAAAGGAACGTTTAAGATTCCTTTGAAAGAACAAGGAAATTATTTACTTGAAATCATAAAAGACGGTGTAAAAACTAGCAGTGATACTATTACGGTAAAAGGCAATGAAAGAAAAGACCACCAGATTAAAGAAGCTCCTATTCAGGAGCAAAAGATAGAGGGAGTAACCGTTACGGCAAAGAAAAAATTATTCGAAAGAAAAGTAGACCGTCTGGTTTTCAATGTAGAAAATTCTGTGGCTTCACAGGGTATCGATGCTATTGAAGCTTTAGCCAAAACGCCAATGGTAAAAACCAGTGATGATGCGATCAGTATTGCCGGAAAAAGTAATGTGGCCGTGATGATCAATGACAGATTACTCAACCTCAACGGGCAGGAACTTATTAACTATTTGAAAACACTGCGTTCTGATGATATCTTAAAAATTGAGGTCATCACTACTCCACCTGCAAAATATGAAGCAGAAGGAAAGAGCGGACTGATCAATATTATTCTTAAAAAAAGTGCAAATCTGGACTGGAACGGATCTATTCAGACTTCAGGAAATTATTTCTGGGGAAAACCTACTGTTTCCTCAAGAGGCGGAGCAACTTTCAATTATCAGGGTGAAAAATTGTCTCTCAGCACCAATTTATCTGCCGGAGATAACTTCTGGCAGTATGATACCTACAATTACCTGAAAAGTACCGTCAATTCTGATTATTGGAACCGCGACAGTGACAATCTGAATAATTATAAGTATACCAGTGGAAACATAAAATCAGAATATAAAATCAATGACAAAAACCTCGTAGGAATTAATTATAATTACTCACACAGCAATCCTTTAGAGAAAGGCAAAAGTAATTCGGTAAGGGCTAATAGCGATGGTATTCTTAATATTCTTTCTGATTTCAGTAACAGAAACAGCAGAGATGTTCATAATGCCAGTGCATTTTATGAAGTAAAACTAGACAGTGCCGGAGGTAAACTGAACCTTACCGCCAACCTGATGATCAATAATTCTAATGCGAAAAATTTGTCGAACACCGTTACCTCTGAGACTATTTCTACCATGGCGAATCCTATCAGCAAATACAGAATTTATTCAGGGCAGGCTGATTTTGAGAAAACTTTTGCTAAAATAAAAACGGAAGCAGGATTAAAGTATACAAGGATTAAAAATAATTCAGAATTTAATTTTTTTACTATTGAAAATAACCAGTACAATTTAAATCCTGCCCGTACCAATACTTTCCTTTACAATGAGCAAAACTATGCTGCTTATGTATCAACCAATTTTAAAATCAGTGAAAAATGGGACGCAAAAGCAGGGCTTCGCTATGAATATACGACCCTGGAAGGTATTTCAATGAATGATAACCTATCCAATCAGATTAAATATGGAAAATTCTTTCCTACAGCTTATTTAAGTTATAAGCCTAATGAAAATCATGCATTTTCACTCAACTATTCAAGGAGAATTTCCCGTCCGTATTTCGGAAACCTCAATCCTTTCAAATATTACACCTCGGAATATGAATACAATACGGGAAATCCTTATTTGCTGCCTTCATTTTCAGATATTTTTGAATTCGGATATGTTTTAAAAAACAGCTTCAATGTCACCCTGTATTACAATAAAAATAAAAATAACTGGGACAGAATTCAGATGGTAGATGGAAATGTAAAATACAGTATCGTCAAAAATTTCTACGATGAAAATCAGGCAGGAATCAATATCAGCTACAATTACAATAAACTGAAATGGCTTGAATCCAGTATTTTTATGAACGGTTATTATACCCAATCGAAATCTTACGATCCTTTGGTTCTTCCCGCACCGGCAGGATACAGTGCCAATTTTAATCTCGATAATAGTTTTTTCCTTAATAAAGAGAAAACGGTAACCTTACTGTTGGGGCTTTGGAGCAGTCTTCCTAATAGAAATGGAAATACTTATTACTATTCAAGTGCTTCGCTTTATACCGGAATGAAGCTAAGTTTGATGAACAAAAAGCTGCTTCTCAATGTGTATTTAAACGATATTCTGAATACCAATCGTGAAAAGGGAATAGAATACTATCCCTCATACAATGTGGATTATCAATACAAAGGAATTACCCGAAACGTACATCTTTCTCTGACGTATAAATTCGGAAACAATGATGTAAAGGGTGCTACAAAACAAATTAAGTTTGAAGAGTCAAACAGAGCAGGTGGCTCTGGTAATTAA
- the tyrS gene encoding tyrosine--tRNA ligase: MINTLKENVAIILPENGLEEKLKLAKEENRTLSIKLGFDPTAPDLHLGHAVVLKKLKQFQDIGHQIIIVVGSFTARIGDPTGKNKARMSLTPEEVQHNAETYINQLSRVIDVEKTKIVFNSDWLDALDFSEVIQLLSKVTVAQLMHRNDFNKRFTENTPIAMHELVYPILQGFDSVKIECDIEMGGTDQLFNCTMGRQLQEVHQMPAQIVMCMPLLKGLDGKEKMSKSLHNIIGLTDAPNEMFGKTMSTPDTLIDEFIDLTTDFTVEEKKELKSRIESGQNPMDIKKLIAKNIIRQYHDETSAEHAEQFFTNQFQNKNFEEKSYESVQITTLQHDNSKALLIELCHQLKKDLSKSAIRRLIENGGVQVDNLKITDPNEKIELFPQTKIKIGKRAFFELV, from the coding sequence ATGATCAATACATTAAAAGAAAATGTGGCCATCATCCTACCTGAGAATGGATTGGAAGAAAAATTAAAGTTGGCCAAAGAAGAAAACAGAACATTATCCATTAAGCTGGGTTTTGATCCTACAGCACCTGATCTTCATCTGGGGCATGCCGTCGTACTAAAAAAACTGAAACAATTTCAGGATATTGGGCACCAGATTATTATTGTTGTAGGAAGTTTTACTGCCAGAATCGGAGATCCAACAGGAAAGAACAAGGCAAGGATGTCTTTAACTCCTGAAGAAGTGCAACATAATGCTGAAACGTATATTAATCAGCTTTCCAGGGTTATTGATGTAGAAAAAACCAAGATCGTGTTCAATTCCGATTGGCTTGATGCTCTTGATTTTTCGGAAGTCATTCAGCTCCTGTCAAAAGTTACAGTCGCGCAACTGATGCATCGTAATGATTTCAATAAAAGATTTACAGAAAACACTCCGATTGCGATGCATGAATTGGTTTATCCTATTCTTCAGGGTTTTGATTCTGTCAAAATCGAGTGTGATATTGAAATGGGAGGAACCGACCAGCTGTTCAATTGTACCATGGGCAGACAGCTTCAGGAAGTTCATCAGATGCCGGCTCAGATTGTCATGTGTATGCCGCTGCTGAAAGGTCTTGATGGCAAAGAAAAAATGAGCAAATCCTTACATAACATCATTGGCCTCACTGATGCACCCAACGAAATGTTTGGAAAAACCATGTCTACTCCGGATACTTTGATCGATGAATTTATTGACCTCACTACAGATTTTACCGTTGAAGAAAAAAAGGAATTAAAATCCAGAATAGAAAGCGGTCAAAATCCAATGGATATCAAAAAGCTGATTGCCAAAAATATTATCAGACAATACCATGATGAAACCTCAGCAGAACATGCTGAACAGTTCTTTACCAATCAGTTTCAGAATAAAAATTTTGAGGAAAAATCCTATGAATCGGTTCAGATCACTACTTTACAGCATGATAACAGCAAAGCTTTATTAATAGAACTTTGTCATCAATTGAAAAAAGATCTGAGCAAATCAGCAATACGAAGATTAATTGAAAACGGAGGCGTTCAGGTGGATAACCTGAAAATAACTGATCCCAATGAAAAAATTGAACTCTTCCCTCAAACTAAGATAAAGATTGGAAAAAGGGCATTTTTTGAGCTTGTATAA
- a CDS encoding Crp/Fnr family transcriptional regulator yields MHDKLLQHIRSEHDFSQEEIEAVQMYFEPVTYSRNTIIEEAGKVPEYLYYIVSGYLRIFYSDESGNEVTTHINCPPGFFTSYSHFINATVSADHVECITDCELLRISKDNLDLLVTKSRAMKDFSISVFQKSITYNENRSRELSVLNAEQRYLKLMKDYPGIIQNVPIQYIASFLGMKPESLSRIRRKIIN; encoded by the coding sequence ATGCACGATAAACTTCTACAGCACATTCGCTCCGAACATGATTTTAGTCAGGAGGAAATTGAAGCTGTCCAAATGTATTTTGAACCGGTTACATATTCCCGGAACACCATCATAGAAGAAGCCGGAAAAGTGCCGGAATATCTGTATTATATCGTTTCCGGATATCTCCGGATATTTTATTCGGATGAAAGTGGAAATGAAGTGACCACACATATCAATTGCCCACCCGGCTTTTTTACATCCTATTCTCATTTTATAAACGCAACAGTTTCTGCAGATCATGTGGAATGTATTACAGATTGTGAACTTCTAAGGATCAGTAAAGACAATCTTGATCTCCTGGTAACAAAAAGCCGGGCGATGAAAGATTTTAGTATTTCTGTTTTTCAAAAATCAATTACGTATAACGAGAACCGTTCAAGAGAATTGTCAGTTCTGAACGCGGAGCAACGATATCTTAAACTGATGAAAGATTATCCCGGAATCATTCAAAATGTTCCCATTCAATACATCGCCTCTTTTTTGGGAATGAAACCGGAAAGTCTCAGCAGGATCAGAAGAAAAATAATTAACTAA
- a CDS encoding NAD(P)H-dependent oxidoreductase, whose protein sequence is MKHLIIYVHPNENSLNHNLLEHVENILQSENHEIKVRDLYTLHFDPVLSLDDMNGWHTGQVSEDVKTEQDHISWADQITFIYPIWWTGLPAMMKGYIDRVFSYGFAYRYDQGIQKGLLKGKKIVIINTHGKSHEEYQQSGMDKALSLTSDHGIFIYSGFEIIRHFFFDKADKATSENIDLWKKQIENTYYQSVLND, encoded by the coding sequence ATGAAACATTTAATCATTTATGTACATCCGAATGAAAACAGTTTAAACCACAACCTGTTAGAACATGTTGAAAATATTCTTCAATCAGAAAATCACGAGATTAAAGTAAGGGATTTGTACACTCTTCATTTTGATCCTGTTTTATCCTTAGATGATATGAACGGCTGGCATACCGGACAAGTATCGGAAGACGTTAAAACAGAGCAGGATCATATTTCCTGGGCAGATCAGATTACATTTATCTATCCTATATGGTGGACGGGATTACCAGCGATGATGAAAGGATATATAGACCGTGTTTTCAGTTATGGTTTTGCGTATCGCTATGATCAAGGTATTCAAAAAGGTCTTTTAAAGGGAAAAAAAATAGTTATTATCAATACTCATGGGAAGTCTCATGAAGAGTATCAGCAATCCGGGATGGACAAGGCCTTGTCTCTTACTTCAGATCATGGTATTTTTATCTACTCCGGTTTTGAAATCATCCGTCATTTCTTTTTTGATAAAGCAGATAAGGCAACCTCTGAAAATATAGATTTGTGGAAAAAGCAAATCGAAAACACTTATTATCAGTCTGTTTTGAATGATTAA
- a CDS encoding helix-turn-helix domain-containing protein — MQDPQEEYHQYRIPVSVEFENVFTHFYFAENRSDHPVTKTLLPTFQTILLFCFGKASMSTREETIVDVDQCLFFGPVRQAFEYTLFPETSILVANFKEDAFFRFFGKIAYENHSVRHPDQLLAENCFTDLWHQLSEIGSVTEKVDHILEFSKPYLQQQDCTSQLLTRFENHHLDPVKTIAEQTHQTERNVQRKQKERFGYSVKEITRYNRFLQAIKIIENGMVKKNKINWFAIIDECGYYDQSQLIHDFKHFLHISPSQYVKFQQDICNPKSE, encoded by the coding sequence ATGCAGGATCCACAAGAAGAATATCACCAATATCGAATTCCGGTATCTGTTGAATTTGAAAATGTATTTACCCATTTTTATTTTGCAGAAAACAGGTCTGATCATCCTGTGACGAAAACCCTGCTTCCTACTTTTCAAACTATTCTATTGTTTTGCTTCGGAAAAGCATCCATGTCTACCCGGGAAGAAACAATTGTAGATGTTGATCAGTGTTTATTTTTCGGGCCGGTACGACAGGCCTTTGAGTACACCCTTTTCCCGGAAACATCGATTCTTGTTGCCAATTTTAAGGAAGATGCTTTCTTCAGATTTTTTGGAAAAATAGCATATGAGAATCATTCTGTACGCCACCCTGATCAGTTGCTGGCAGAAAATTGTTTTACCGATCTATGGCACCAGCTTAGTGAAATTGGGTCCGTAACTGAGAAAGTTGATCATATTTTAGAATTTTCAAAACCTTATTTGCAACAGCAGGATTGTACCAGCCAGCTTTTGACCCGTTTTGAAAATCATCATCTGGATCCGGTGAAAACGATCGCAGAACAAACCCACCAGACTGAAAGAAATGTTCAACGCAAGCAAAAGGAAAGGTTTGGTTATTCTGTAAAGGAAATTACCCGGTACAACCGCTTTTTACAAGCCATCAAAATCATTGAAAACGGAATGGTAAAAAAGAATAAAATAAACTGGTTTGCCATTATTGATGAATGCGGCTATTATGATCAAAGCCAGCTTATCCATGATTTCAAACATTTCTTGCATATCTCTCCTTCCCAATATGTAAAATTTCAACAGGATATCTGCAATCCGAAATCTGAATAG
- a CDS encoding TetR/AcrR family transcriptional regulator, translated as MKKEKVRERIIRVASELFYKQGFNSTGINQIIAEADIAIGSLYNHFSSKNDLLQAYLLKEEENWFEGFESSVINISEPKEKILALVDYRKKLQQSSKFAGCHFIKIISEIGDSNPVVFDFVKKHKEKQKDLIKLLIINCGETSSASEPDITTDNIFLLIEGAVVTSTINKNSDSFGQVKKIVEGLLP; from the coding sequence ATGAAAAAGGAAAAGGTCAGAGAGAGAATTATCCGGGTGGCTTCAGAACTATTTTATAAACAAGGTTTTAATTCTACGGGAATCAATCAGATTATAGCGGAGGCAGATATTGCTATCGGTTCGCTCTACAATCACTTTTCATCTAAAAATGATTTGCTTCAGGCTTATCTTTTAAAAGAGGAAGAGAATTGGTTCGAAGGTTTTGAGAGCAGTGTAATTAATATTTCGGAGCCTAAAGAAAAAATACTTGCTTTGGTAGATTATCGTAAAAAATTGCAGCAATCTTCGAAATTTGCAGGATGTCATTTCATTAAGATTATTTCTGAAATAGGAGACAGCAATCCTGTAGTTTTTGATTTTGTGAAAAAGCATAAAGAAAAACAGAAGGATTTAATCAAATTATTGATAATCAATTGTGGAGAAACAAGTAGCGCCTCTGAACCCGATATCACTACAGACAATATTTTCCTGTTGATCGAAGGTGCTGTCGTAACCTCAACAATCAACAAAAACAGTGATTCTTTCGGACAGGTGAAAAAAATTGTAGAGGGCTTATTACCCTAA
- a CDS encoding 3'-5' exonuclease — protein sequence MSYIMVDIESDGPIPGDFSMVCFGAVLVNEELDTTFYGKLKPVSEKFNPDALAVSGFSREETMQFDDPKKVMLEFEEWIEKHSKGRPIFISDNNGFDWMFICWYFHHFTGKNPFGYSSRRLSDLYCGLEKDTFAQWKHLRKTEHTHNPVDDARGNAEVLLYMKKEMGLKISFK from the coding sequence ATGAGCTATATCATGGTCGATATTGAATCGGATGGGCCGATTCCGGGAGATTTTTCAATGGTATGTTTTGGTGCCGTTCTTGTCAATGAAGAACTGGATACAACATTCTATGGAAAGCTGAAGCCTGTTTCTGAGAAGTTTAATCCTGATGCTTTAGCTGTTTCCGGCTTCAGCAGAGAAGAAACAATGCAGTTTGACGATCCCAAGAAGGTCATGCTCGAATTTGAAGAATGGATTGAGAAACATTCCAAAGGAAGACCTATTTTCATCAGTGACAATAATGGTTTCGACTGGATGTTTATCTGTTGGTATTTTCATCATTTTACCGGCAAAAATCCTTTCGGTTATTCTTCCAGAAGACTTTCTGACCTGTATTGTGGTCTGGAAAAAGATACTTTTGCCCAATGGAAGCATCTTCGCAAGACAGAACATACGCACAATCCCGTGGATGATGCCAGAGGAAACGCAGAAGTTCTTCTGTACATGAAGAAAGAAATGGGACTTAAAATAAGTTTTAAATAA